In a single window of the Leptolyngbya sp. 'hensonii' genome:
- the cpeB gene encoding C-phycoerythrin subunit beta → MLDAFSRAVVAADASTSVVGDINALKAFVASGNRRLDAVNAIASNASCMVSDAVAGMICENQGLIQAGGNCYPNRRMAACLRDAEIILRYVTYALLAGDASVLDDRCLNGLKETYAALGVPTTSTVRAVQIMKAQAAAHIKDTPSEARAGAKLRKMGSPVVEDRCASLVAEASSYFDRVIAALS, encoded by the coding sequence ATGCTTGACGCTTTTTCTAGAGCTGTAGTTGCAGCAGATGCTAGCACCTCTGTCGTAGGTGACATCAATGCTCTGAAAGCATTTGTTGCTAGCGGTAACCGCCGTCTGGACGCTGTGAATGCTATTGCTAGCAACGCTAGCTGTATGGTTTCCGATGCTGTTGCTGGCATGATCTGCGAAAACCAGGGCCTGATCCAGGCTGGTGGCAACTGCTATCCCAACCGCCGCATGGCTGCCTGCCTGCGTGATGCTGAAATCATCCTGCGCTATGTGACCTACGCTCTGCTGGCTGGCGATGCTTCCGTTCTGGACGATCGCTGCTTGAACGGTCTGAAAGAGACCTACGCTGCTCTGGGTGTACCCACCACCTCCACCGTTCGTGCCGTTCAGATCATGAAGGCTCAAGCTGCTGCTCACATCAAAGACACCCCTAGCGAAGCTCGTGCTGGTGCCAAACTGCGGAAGATGGGATCTCCTGTGGTTGAGGATCGCTGCGCTAGCCTGGTTGCTGAAGCTTCCAGCTACTTCGATCGCGTGATTGCTGCTCTGAGCTAG
- a CDS encoding helix-turn-helix transcriptional regulator, protein MPARLQIKAEDCSPLGQLILKHLEEQGISMNRLAELSGIPQPRLRGACFKGTCPTPETLRKLARVMGKHHLELYTLAYQGRMENLPEDLNENSLDLLMRELFETAREMGLTPPKTLPSKAKIRKALMELGFQSNSEECA, encoded by the coding sequence ATGCCAGCACGGTTGCAAATTAAAGCTGAGGATTGCTCTCCTTTAGGGCAGTTAATTCTCAAACATCTGGAAGAACAGGGAATCAGTATGAACCGTCTGGCAGAGCTGTCTGGTATTCCCCAGCCTCGATTACGGGGAGCCTGTTTTAAGGGCACCTGCCCCACGCCAGAAACGTTGCGCAAACTGGCTCGGGTCATGGGTAAGCACCACCTGGAGCTCTATACCCTGGCCTATCAGGGCAGAATGGAAAATTTGCCCGAAGATCTGAATGAGAATTCTTTAGATCTGCTGATGCGAGAGTTGTTTGAAACAGCGCGGGAAATGGGATTGACACCACCGAAGACCCTTCCCTCTAAAGCAAAAATCCGCAAGGCTCTGATGGAATTGGGCTTTCAATCGAATAGTGAGGAATGTGCCTGA
- a CDS encoding sirohydrochlorin chelatase codes for MVCDYQGAAGHPFLRFDSALVLVFHGSRDPRPQAAMEKLAHLLQQRLAVPIPIGIAALELATQPLHWQLYEFAAVAAAQGFDRLQIVPLFLLPGVHVMEDIPTELALTQQILKQKITLELRPYLGSHPQLAPLLAAQIPDSTQNRILLAHGSCRPGGNQSVATLADQLNALPAYWSVPPTLKTRLEELVQQDQRQVTIVPYFLFRGGITDAIAQMVEQLAEEFPSLTLQLANPIGPTPELLQRVLDLLAPRPTLNDTPV; via the coding sequence ATGGTTTGTGATTATCAGGGTGCCGCAGGGCACCCTTTTCTGCGTTTTGATTCAGCTCTGGTGCTGGTATTTCATGGAAGTCGAGACCCCCGCCCCCAGGCAGCCATGGAAAAATTGGCTCACCTGCTCCAGCAACGACTGGCAGTGCCAATCCCGATCGGAATCGCAGCCCTGGAACTGGCGACCCAGCCCTTACATTGGCAGCTCTATGAGTTTGCAGCCGTAGCTGCGGCTCAGGGATTTGATCGGTTGCAAATTGTTCCCCTGTTTTTGTTGCCTGGGGTTCATGTTATGGAAGATATCCCGACCGAGCTTGCCCTGACCCAGCAGATCCTGAAGCAGAAGATAACGCTGGAACTGCGTCCCTATCTGGGGAGTCACCCCCAGTTGGCCCCGTTGCTGGCGGCCCAGATCCCCGACTCTACCCAGAACCGAATTTTGCTGGCCCATGGAAGCTGTCGTCCTGGCGGCAACCAATCGGTTGCAACCCTGGCGGATCAACTCAATGCCCTGCCCGCTTATTGGTCTGTGCCACCGACCCTGAAAACCCGTCTAGAAGAATTGGTGCAGCAGGACCAACGGCAGGTTACGATCGTGCCCTATTTTCTTTTTCGGGGTGGCATCACTGACGCGATCGCCCAAATGGTAGAACAGTTGGCAGAAGAATTTCCATCCCTGACTTTACAGTTAGCAAATCCGATCGGCCCTACCCCCGAACTCCTCCAACGAGTGCTCGATCTGCTAGCTCCCAGACCCACCCTCAACGATACGCCCGTCTAA
- a CDS encoding HEAT repeat domain-containing protein, producing MDKRFSNLFNLTEEQAIALLDTPQDQIGEEDSRYIAASHLVNFPTEPSINALMRAVQQTDPVLDNRIVRRKSVETLGRLKAVQALPIIVACLGDGDCYTVENAVWAIGEIGTQDPVILEAVAQLLDKPGQTYRVIIHTLAKLNYQPALERIRRFVQDSDPPTASAAITTVCRFTRDDAQMGQVVAMLQHKNVLARRLSIQDLIDAQYYLAIPQIARCPVSLVFRLRGIRMLAELGIPDGAIAFAEIQPHLEQTLRDHPNDLTLVHAYDQTPTLPFLIRELYETDFGRCYLATKTILDHYPDQAPAALFATYDEEANNDYGAHFHVMKLFGWLRHAPAYDLLLEALHNKQPQFQKSRAAAAIALAELANPSAIPELRACLDSKIWDLKYAALLALETLGDTSGYEWAINDEDWLIREKAKSHLKMS from the coding sequence ATGGATAAACGTTTTTCTAATCTTTTCAATCTGACTGAAGAACAGGCGATCGCCTTGTTAGATACCCCCCAGGACCAGATCGGCGAAGAGGATTCCCGCTACATCGCTGCATCTCACCTGGTTAATTTTCCTACGGAGCCATCGATCAATGCACTGATGCGGGCGGTGCAGCAAACGGACCCGGTATTGGATAACCGAATTGTGCGCCGGAAGTCTGTCGAGACCCTGGGACGGTTAAAAGCGGTGCAGGCCCTGCCGATCATCGTTGCCTGTTTGGGGGACGGGGACTGCTACACGGTGGAAAATGCGGTTTGGGCGATCGGAGAGATCGGAACGCAGGACCCCGTTATTCTGGAAGCAGTGGCTCAATTACTGGATAAGCCAGGGCAAACCTATCGAGTCATTATCCATACCCTGGCCAAGTTGAATTATCAACCAGCACTGGAACGGATTCGCCGCTTTGTGCAGGACAGTGACCCGCCCACGGCCAGTGCTGCCATTACTACCGTTTGCCGGTTTACCCGGGATGACGCCCAGATGGGGCAGGTGGTGGCTATGCTGCAACATAAGAATGTGCTGGCGCGCCGCTTATCCATCCAGGATCTGATTGACGCTCAATATTATCTGGCGATTCCTCAAATTGCCCGCTGCCCGGTGTCTCTGGTTTTCCGTCTGAGGGGAATTCGAATGCTGGCTGAATTGGGGATTCCTGACGGCGCGATCGCCTTTGCAGAGATTCAACCCCATCTGGAACAGACCCTGCGGGACCATCCCAATGATCTGACTCTGGTGCATGCCTATGACCAGACGCCAACCCTGCCCTTCCTGATCCGGGAGTTATACGAGACGGATTTTGGTCGCTGTTACCTGGCAACAAAAACGATTCTGGACCATTATCCCGATCAGGCTCCAGCGGCTCTCTTTGCGACCTACGACGAAGAAGCGAACAATGACTATGGGGCGCACTTCCATGTGATGAAGCTGTTCGGTTGGCTGCGCCATGCACCGGCCTATGATCTGCTGCTGGAAGCCCTGCATAATAAACAGCCCCAGTTTCAGAAATCGAGGGCGGCGGCGGCGATCGCCCTGGCTGAATTGGCCAACCCCAGTGCCATCCCGGAGCTACGGGCCTGCCTGGATAGTAAAATCTGGGATCTAAAATATGCTGCCCTGCTGGCTCTGGAAACTTTGGGGGATACCAGTGGCTACGAGTGGGCGATCAACGATGAAGATTGGTTGATTCGGGAAAAGGCCAAGTCACACTTAAAAATGAGTTGA
- a CDS encoding Dps family protein — translation MSGTQNLVQAFDQVHENPVALEHSVTVPVCEGLNIALASFQALYLQYQKHHFVVQGSEFYSLHEFFNDSYEAVQGHVHDLGERLNGLGGVPVASFTRLAELCCFTPEGDGVYTSRQMVENDLQAEQALIKVIRRQAGQAESLGDRGTRYLYEQILLKTEDRAFHLSHFLAHDSLTLAFVQSSRN, via the coding sequence ATGTCTGGAACTCAGAATTTAGTACAAGCCTTCGATCAAGTTCATGAGAATCCAGTGGCCTTAGAACACAGTGTCACGGTTCCCGTTTGTGAAGGGTTGAATATTGCTTTAGCTAGCTTTCAAGCGCTCTATTTGCAGTATCAAAAACATCATTTTGTTGTCCAGGGTTCTGAGTTTTACTCTCTCCATGAGTTCTTCAACGACAGTTATGAAGCTGTCCAGGGGCATGTTCATGATTTGGGAGAGAGGCTGAACGGTTTGGGTGGGGTGCCGGTGGCCAGCTTCACCCGACTGGCAGAATTGTGCTGTTTCACGCCAGAAGGGGATGGGGTTTACACGAGTCGTCAAATGGTCGAGAATGACCTGCAGGCAGAGCAGGCTTTGATTAAGGTGATCCGTCGTCAAGCTGGTCAGGCTGAGAGCTTGGGCGATCGGGGAACCCGTTACCTCTATGAACAGATTCTGCTCAAAACGGAGGATCGCGCCTTTCATCTGTCCCATTTCCTGGCCCACGACAGTTTAACTCTGGCTTTTGTCCAATCTTCCCGTAATTAG
- a CDS encoding phycobiliprotein lyase → MEFFQVSTGKWRSHRTTHHLAFKRSEPGASEIQIEALAADHPQILEICQLHDVDPSLAIGGAFVSWQGSMGWDREEDSHDGSTIFVLVPDAEHPRQGKLLRERGYAEIVPVIGQYQMDDEDGLILTTEYETTSSIERFWFASPNLRLRTSTVKRFGGFSTATFCTEIRIEESSGLPSSLTPAETAPPSSPAIGATGNPTQYFSFLGW, encoded by the coding sequence ATGGAGTTTTTTCAAGTCAGCACAGGCAAGTGGCGATCGCACCGCACCACGCATCATTTGGCCTTCAAACGCTCTGAACCGGGTGCTTCCGAAATTCAGATCGAGGCCCTGGCTGCTGATCACCCTCAAATCCTGGAAATCTGTCAGCTCCATGACGTTGATCCAAGTTTGGCCATTGGCGGGGCTTTTGTTTCCTGGCAGGGCTCCATGGGCTGGGACAGGGAAGAAGATAGCCACGACGGTTCCACCATTTTTGTCCTGGTTCCGGACGCTGAGCACCCCCGCCAGGGAAAGCTGCTGCGCGAGCGGGGCTACGCCGAGATTGTGCCTGTGATTGGGCAATATCAGATGGACGATGAAGACGGCCTGATTTTGACCACAGAATACGAAACCACCAGCTCGATCGAGCGCTTCTGGTTTGCCAGTCCCAATCTCCGGTTGCGAACCAGCACCGTAAAGCGGTTTGGGGGGTTCAGTACCGCCACCTTCTGCACAGAAATTCGGATTGAAGAGAGTTCAGGTCTGCCCTCCAGCCTGACTCCTGCTGAAACAGCACCTCCGTCTTCCCCTGCAATCGGGGCAACAGGAAATCCCACACAATACTTTTCTTTCCTAGGTTGGTAA
- a CDS encoding NblA/ycf18 family protein yields MELPLELSMEQKFNLKVYEEQIKGLSPEQSQEFLLEVLRQLMIKENVIRHLMKQTY; encoded by the coding sequence ATGGAACTGCCATTAGAGCTCAGCATGGAGCAAAAGTTTAATCTCAAGGTCTACGAAGAGCAGATCAAGGGATTGAGTCCAGAGCAATCCCAGGAATTTCTGTTGGAGGTTTTACGCCAGTTGATGATCAAAGAAAATGTGATCAGACATCTGATGAAACAGACCTACTAG
- a CDS encoding phycobilisome rod-core linker polypeptide, whose product MAIPLLDYSPTSQNQRVTGFEVFGDEQPRVYSTDNLLSATDMDNLIEAAYRQIFFHAFAADREKYLESQLRSGQITVRDFIRGLLLSNTYKRSFYDLNSNYRYVEQTVQRVLGRDIYNQREKIAWSIVVATKGSKGFIDDLLNSEEYLEAFGYDTVPYQRRRVLPGRSEGELPFNIKSPRYDDYYRGKLGFPQVIWQTTVRTYVPQDKQPKAGNPALFLDMARGIGPKVNPPQRIAASNIDYMTSVPYRRK is encoded by the coding sequence GTGGCAATTCCTCTTTTAGACTATTCCCCCACTAGCCAGAACCAACGGGTTACTGGTTTTGAAGTTTTTGGTGATGAGCAGCCCAGAGTTTATTCCACAGATAACCTGCTCTCCGCAACAGATATGGATAATCTGATCGAAGCGGCTTATCGTCAGATTTTCTTCCATGCCTTTGCAGCCGATCGGGAGAAGTACCTGGAGTCCCAACTGCGGAGCGGCCAAATCACTGTCAGAGATTTCATTCGCGGCTTGTTGCTGTCCAATACCTACAAGCGCAGTTTCTACGACCTCAATAGCAACTATCGCTATGTCGAGCAAACGGTACAGCGGGTGCTCGGGCGTGACATCTACAATCAGCGGGAAAAGATCGCCTGGTCGATCGTAGTCGCAACCAAAGGGTCCAAAGGCTTTATTGATGACCTGCTCAACAGCGAAGAGTATCTGGAAGCTTTTGGCTATGACACCGTCCCCTACCAGCGTCGTCGGGTGTTACCCGGTCGTTCTGAGGGGGAACTGCCTTTTAACATCAAGTCTCCTCGCTATGATGATTACTACCGTGGCAAGCTGGGTTTCCCACAGGTCATCTGGCAAACCACAGTCCGCACCTATGTTCCTCAAGACAAACAGCCCAAAGCAGGGAATCCTGCACTGTTCCTCGATATGGCCCGGGGCATTGGTCCGAAAGTCAATCCGCCCCAGCGGATTGCAGCCTCCAATATCGACTATATGACTTCCGTTCCTTATCGTCGCAAGTAA
- a CDS encoding bleomycin hydrolase translates to MKSVVTTVIAAADAAGRFPSTSDLESVQGSIQRATARLEAAEKLASNLDNVAREAYDACIRKYPYLNNAGEANSTDTFKSKCARDIKHYLRLIQYCLVVGGTGPLDEWGIAGQREVYRALGLPTAPYVEALSFARNRGCTPRDMSAQALTEYNALLDYAINSLS, encoded by the coding sequence ATGAAATCAGTTGTTACCACCGTGATCGCTGCTGCTGATGCAGCAGGCCGTTTCCCCAGCACCTCTGACCTGGAGTCCGTGCAAGGTTCTATCCAGCGGGCTACTGCTCGTCTGGAAGCTGCTGAGAAGCTGGCAAGCAACCTCGACAACGTTGCTCGTGAAGCTTATGACGCTTGTATCCGTAAGTACCCCTACCTGAACAACGCTGGCGAAGCTAACTCCACCGACACCTTCAAGTCCAAGTGTGCTCGTGACATCAAGCACTACCTGCGCCTGATCCAGTACTGCCTGGTTGTTGGCGGTACCGGTCCTCTGGATGAGTGGGGTATTGCAGGTCAGCGTGAAGTGTATCGTGCTCTGGGCCTCCCCACCGCTCCCTATGTTGAAGCACTGTCCTTTGCTCGTAACCGGGGTTGTACTCCTCGCGACATGTCTGCTCAGGCTCTGACTGAGTACAACGCTCTGCTCGACTATGCAATCAACTCTCTGTCCTAG
- a CDS encoding pyridoxal phosphate-dependent aminotransferase — protein sequence MLTQSARLATVQSPIIPVIGDLIRAHPGTISLGQGVVYYGPPPEATAQLAPFLANPNHHQYQSVQGIPPLLAAIQRKLETENKIALTEKTSVLVTAGGNMGFMNALLAIADPGDEIILQTPYYFNHEMAIRMANCKPVLVPTDEHYQLQPAAIRAALTPRTRAIVTISPNNPTGAVYSTASLTAVNDLCREHGCYHISDEAYEYFTYDGASHFSPASLAGSQAHTISLFSLSKAYGLASWRIGYMVMPAHLLTAVKKIQDTIVICPPVISQYAAMGALQAGKAYCQQHLSAIAQTRTTFLTALTGLSDWCRVPPSQGAFYLLLTLQTDLDDFTLAKRLIQSHRVAVLPGNTFGITDSCSIRVAYGALQQATALEGLDRLLQGLTTIIRSGARPDPADHGGEPRNQ from the coding sequence ATGCTAACTCAGTCTGCTCGTTTAGCTACCGTCCAATCCCCCATCATCCCGGTGATCGGAGATTTAATTCGGGCTCATCCGGGAACAATTTCCCTGGGCCAGGGCGTAGTCTATTATGGTCCTCCCCCAGAGGCAACCGCTCAGCTTGCCCCATTCCTGGCCAATCCAAACCATCACCAGTACCAGTCCGTCCAGGGAATTCCACCGTTGCTAGCCGCGATTCAGCGCAAGTTAGAAACCGAAAATAAGATTGCTCTGACAGAGAAAACCTCTGTCCTGGTGACGGCAGGCGGGAACATGGGGTTTATGAATGCCCTGCTCGCGATCGCCGATCCAGGGGACGAAATCATCCTGCAAACCCCCTATTACTTCAATCATGAGATGGCTATCCGGATGGCCAATTGCAAGCCAGTCTTAGTTCCTACGGATGAGCATTACCAGCTCCAGCCAGCCGCTATCCGCGCTGCACTCACCCCTCGCACTCGGGCGATCGTCACCATTTCTCCCAACAATCCCACCGGGGCCGTGTATTCCACCGCCAGTCTCACTGCCGTGAATGACCTCTGCCGGGAGCACGGTTGCTATCACATCAGTGATGAAGCCTACGAATATTTCACCTACGATGGGGCCAGCCACTTTTCTCCGGCTTCTCTAGCCGGAAGTCAAGCCCATACCATTTCCCTATTTAGCCTGTCGAAAGCCTACGGCTTGGCCAGTTGGCGCATTGGTTACATGGTGATGCCCGCACACCTACTGACGGCAGTCAAAAAAATCCAGGACACGATCGTGATCTGCCCGCCGGTGATCTCCCAGTATGCAGCGATGGGAGCCTTACAGGCAGGCAAAGCTTACTGTCAGCAGCATTTGAGCGCGATCGCCCAGACCCGCACCACCTTTCTAACCGCTCTGACAGGGCTCTCCGATTGGTGCCGAGTTCCCCCCAGCCAGGGAGCCTTTTACCTATTGCTAACGCTACAGACTGACCTGGATGACTTCACCCTGGCCAAACGCCTGATTCAGTCACACCGAGTAGCAGTTCTGCCTGGAAATACCTTCGGGATAACCGATAGTTGCTCAATTCGGGTTGCCTATGGCGCACTGCAGCAAGCAACAGCCCTGGAAGGGCTGGACCGTCTGCTTCAGGGATTAACCACAATTATTCGATCAGGCGCTCGGCCTGACCCAGCAGACCACGGAGGTGAACCACGGAACCAATGA
- a CDS encoding phycobilisome rod-core linker polypeptide — MPIPLLEYSPSAQNQRVAGFEVPGDDQPRVHNTEVLLSADEMDALIGSAYRQVFHEQQMLSHHRQTLLESQLKSGQITVKAFIRGLATSDAFRRLNYDVNNNYRFVELCVPRILGRKVYSDREKMAWSIVLATQGLPGFIDTLLNSEEYMNRFGDHTVPYQQRRTLANRSQGELPFERMARYGTDYRDQLPRTGWLFGSGRADGLFGQFEPFDFDTFIRRANWPVTAGLFIVLFILIAFSLTLATTASSSVG; from the coding sequence ATGCCTATTCCTTTGCTAGAGTACTCTCCCTCTGCACAAAACCAGCGCGTAGCTGGCTTTGAAGTGCCAGGAGATGACCAGCCCAGGGTACACAACACTGAGGTTCTGCTCTCAGCAGATGAGATGGATGCATTGATTGGATCCGCTTATCGTCAGGTCTTCCACGAACAACAAATGCTGTCCCACCATCGCCAAACCCTGCTGGAATCTCAGCTCAAATCGGGGCAAATCACCGTGAAGGCATTTATTCGAGGCTTAGCCACATCCGATGCCTTTCGACGGCTCAATTATGATGTCAATAACAACTACCGTTTTGTAGAACTCTGTGTACCTCGAATTCTGGGCCGGAAAGTGTATAGCGATCGGGAAAAAATGGCCTGGTCGATTGTGCTGGCCACCCAGGGTCTACCAGGGTTCATCGACACGTTACTAAATAGCGAAGAGTACATGAACCGCTTTGGGGACCATACGGTTCCCTACCAGCAACGGCGGACCCTTGCCAACCGGTCTCAGGGGGAATTACCCTTTGAGCGGATGGCCCGCTACGGCACAGACTACCGCGATCAGTTGCCCCGTACTGGCTGGCTGTTCGGTTCAGGCAGAGCTGATGGCCTGTTTGGACAGTTTGAGCCTTTTGACTTCGACACCTTTATCCGTCGGGCTAACTGGCCGGTTACTGCCGGACTCTTTATCGTCCTATTTATTTTGATTGCTTTCTCACTCACCCTTGCGACCACTGCCAGCAGTTCAGTTGGATAG
- the cobA gene encoding uroporphyrinogen-III C-methyltransferase, which produces MTDTPPSPRKDAIEGVFDDTSESEVIERVSTPVPDRVLGKVYLVGAGPGDPGLLTLKGKALLECADVVVYDALVSPPIVAMINPQAERIDAGKRRGRHSRMQAEITQMLIEKAQVHAIVVRLKGGDPFIFGRGGEEMEDLVRAGVSVEVVPGITSGIAAPAYAGIPLTHRNYSSSVTFVTGHESIGKYRPAINWQALAQGSETIVVYMGIHNLPHIVAELDAAGMSPTTPIALIRWGTRPEQEELIGTLGTIVLQMAAAGFEAPAIAVIGSVVHLRGLLGQAERLIE; this is translated from the coding sequence ATGACTGATACTCCCCCCTCCCCCCGTAAAGACGCGATTGAAGGCGTCTTTGATGACACCTCCGAGTCAGAGGTGATTGAGCGCGTCTCTACCCCTGTCCCCGATCGTGTCCTGGGTAAGGTCTACCTGGTTGGCGCTGGTCCCGGCGATCCAGGTCTGCTCACCCTAAAGGGCAAAGCCCTCCTGGAATGTGCCGATGTTGTCGTTTACGATGCCTTAGTCAGCCCCCCGATCGTGGCCATGATCAATCCTCAGGCTGAACGCATCGACGCTGGAAAGCGCCGAGGGCGTCACTCACGCATGCAGGCAGAAATCACCCAGATGTTGATTGAAAAAGCTCAGGTCCATGCGATCGTCGTCCGCCTGAAAGGGGGTGACCCATTTATCTTTGGCCGGGGTGGCGAAGAAATGGAAGACCTAGTTCGGGCCGGGGTGTCGGTGGAAGTGGTTCCGGGGATCACCTCTGGTATTGCTGCACCGGCCTATGCAGGGATTCCCCTGACCCATCGCAACTACAGCTCCTCTGTTACTTTTGTGACAGGTCACGAATCGATCGGCAAGTATCGTCCGGCAATCAACTGGCAGGCCCTGGCCCAGGGGTCAGAAACCATTGTGGTTTATATGGGGATTCACAATTTGCCCCATATTGTGGCAGAACTGGATGCCGCCGGGATGTCGCCGACCACGCCGATCGCCCTGATCCGCTGGGGCACCCGCCCGGAACAGGAGGAACTGATTGGGACCCTGGGGACGATCGTACTCCAGATGGCGGCGGCTGGCTTTGAAGCGCCTGCGATCGCGGTCATTGGTTCCGTGGTTCACCTCCGTGGTCTGCTGGGTCAGGCCGAGCGCCTGATCGAATAA
- the serS gene encoding serine--tRNA ligase, which yields MLDLKQIRENPAQVQAELNRRGQGYDIQPIVQLDQQQRELERERSQLQARSNEIGKLVGQKIKTGSDPVGEEIQALREEGNQLKASLGELEPREKDLKTQIESLLLALPNLPSASTPTGLSEDENVEVRRWGEEYIPQDKRLPHWEIGEKLGILNFERSAKVAQSRFVTLIGAGAALERALIQFMLDRHTGAGYVEVLPPVLINTASLTATGQLPKFSEESFKCAQDDLWLAPTAEVPVTNLYRDEVLAGDGLPINHCAYTPCFRREAGSYGRDTRGLIRLHQFNKVELVKFVHPQTSEQEHQKLVQDAEAILQALKLPYRVLELCSGDLGFSAMKCYDLEVWLPSADRYREISSCSNFGAFQARRANIRFKETGQKGTQFVHTLNGSGLAIGRTMAAILENYQQPDGTIRLPEVLQPYLGRETL from the coding sequence GTGCTCGATCTGAAGCAAATCCGGGAAAATCCAGCGCAGGTACAGGCGGAGTTGAATCGGCGGGGGCAGGGGTATGATATCCAGCCCATTGTGCAGCTCGATCAGCAACAACGGGAGCTGGAGCGGGAGCGATCGCAACTCCAGGCCCGCAGTAATGAGATAGGCAAGCTGGTGGGCCAAAAAATTAAAACAGGCAGTGATCCTGTTGGTGAAGAGATCCAGGCTCTGCGGGAAGAGGGAAATCAGCTCAAGGCCAGCCTGGGAGAATTAGAGCCCAGGGAAAAAGATCTGAAAACCCAGATCGAGAGCTTACTCCTGGCCCTGCCGAATCTTCCCAGTGCGTCCACGCCTACCGGTCTGAGCGAAGACGAGAATGTGGAAGTGCGGCGCTGGGGAGAGGAATATATTCCCCAGGATAAACGCCTACCCCACTGGGAAATTGGCGAAAAATTGGGGATTTTGAACTTTGAACGATCGGCAAAAGTTGCCCAGAGCCGGTTTGTGACTCTGATCGGGGCTGGAGCTGCCCTAGAGCGGGCCTTAATCCAGTTCATGCTCGATCGCCACACGGGGGCCGGTTATGTGGAGGTCTTGCCTCCCGTGCTGATTAATACAGCGTCCCTCACGGCCACGGGCCAGCTCCCCAAATTTTCTGAGGAGAGTTTTAAGTGTGCCCAGGATGATTTGTGGCTGGCTCCCACGGCAGAGGTACCGGTAACCAATCTTTATCGGGATGAGGTGCTGGCAGGGGATGGCCTGCCCATTAACCACTGTGCCTATACTCCCTGCTTCCGGCGCGAAGCTGGGAGCTATGGTCGGGATACTCGGGGCCTGATTCGCCTGCACCAGTTTAATAAAGTAGAGCTGGTCAAATTTGTGCATCCCCAGACTTCGGAACAGGAGCACCAGAAGCTGGTCCAGGATGCGGAGGCAATTCTGCAGGCGCTGAAATTGCCCTATCGGGTGTTGGAACTCTGCAGTGGAGATTTGGGTTTCAGTGCTATGAAGTGCTACGACCTGGAAGTTTGGTTGCCCTCTGCCGATCGCTATCGGGAAATCTCCAGTTGTTCCAACTTTGGGGCGTTTCAGGCTCGGCGTGCGAATATCCGCTTCAAGGAAACGGGCCAGAAAGGAACCCAGTTTGTCCATACCCTGAATGGGTCTGGATTGGCGATCGGGCGGACCATGGCTGCTATTCTGGAGAACTACCAGCAACCGGATGGGACGATTCGCTTACCTGAGGTGTTGCAACCTTACCTGGGGCGGGAAACCCTCTGA
- a CDS encoding HEAT repeat domain-containing protein, translating into MMSIEELFQQLKHPNPNLRERAMWELVDAQDETTIPRLMGLLGEEDTTYRRAAVKALGAIGVDAVPPLVESLLQSDNVTIRGSAAKALAQVALNYPDIPFPPEGVQGLKAALNDANPVVHIAAVMALGEIGTPVVDVLIEGLQATDNPALAVSIVNALGSIGDSRGVDVLTALIQDEATDSYVRESATSALSRLEMTVKFKRGEPA; encoded by the coding sequence ATGATGTCTATAGAAGAACTGTTCCAACAACTGAAGCATCCCAATCCGAATTTGCGGGAACGGGCCATGTGGGAATTGGTGGATGCCCAGGATGAAACGACGATTCCCCGCTTGATGGGCCTGCTGGGAGAGGAGGACACCACCTATCGGCGGGCAGCAGTGAAGGCTCTGGGGGCGATCGGGGTGGATGCGGTGCCTCCCCTGGTGGAGTCCCTGCTGCAGAGTGACAATGTCACGATTCGGGGGAGCGCGGCCAAGGCACTGGCCCAGGTGGCTCTGAACTATCCAGACATTCCCTTTCCACCAGAGGGGGTCCAGGGTCTGAAAGCGGCCTTGAACGATGCCAATCCCGTGGTGCATATTGCGGCGGTGATGGCCCTGGGAGAGATTGGGACGCCTGTGGTGGATGTGCTCATTGAGGGGCTGCAAGCGACGGATAATCCGGCTCTGGCGGTGTCGATCGTGAATGCCCTGGGGTCGATCGGAGATAGTCGGGGGGTGGATGTGCTCACGGCCCTGATTCAGGATGAGGCGACTGATTCCTATGTGCGTGAGTCAGCCACCAGTGCCCTGTCCCGTCTGGAAATGACCGTGAAATTCAAACGCGGTGAACCTGCGTAA